A single genomic interval of Labeo rohita strain BAU-BD-2019 chromosome 13, IGBB_LRoh.1.0, whole genome shotgun sequence harbors:
- the sncga gene encoding synuclein, gamma a — protein sequence MDALKKGFSMAKEGVVAAAEKTKAGVEEAAAKTKEGVMYVGAKTKEGVVTSVNTVAQKTTEQANLVSESAVTGANQVSEKTVEGLESVVASTGLVKPGEPTKQEGAAQQPTDEGQ from the exons ATGGATGCGCTGAAGAAGGGATTCTCCATGGCTAAGGAGGGAGTGGTGGCCGCCGCAGAGAAAACCAAGGCCGGGGTGGAGGAGGCAGCTGCCAAAACCAAAGAGGGGGTCATGTATGTAG GCGCAAAGACAAAGGAAGGCGTTGTGACAAGTGTAAACACAG TTGCCCAGAAGACAACTGAGCAGGCGAATCTTGTGAGTGAGTCCGCCGTGACTGGAGCCAATCAGGTGTCAGAAAAGACAGTGGAGGGGCTAGAGAGTGTGGTTGCATCCACTGGCCTTGTCAAACCG GGGGAGCCGACGAAGCAGGAAGGAGCTGCACAGCAGCCTACAGACGAAGGACAGTAG
- the zgc:193505 gene encoding uncharacterized protein zgc:193505, which yields MSSFLSGVLGNKAAESFVDQAVDKAASAAKRKVKETLTGKKQEPDKTGGMGGLFPSSGEKDKKPKEKSGGGLFGGLLKAEGPGENSGGAAFDAGSSNAVDNSGGDSSFNDALDDLANEFCEK from the exons ATGTCTTCTTTCCTCTCAGGAGTTTTGGGTAATAAAGCAGCAGAGTCATTTGTCGACCAGGCGGTGGACAAAGCAG ctTCTGCAGCTAAAAGAAAAGTGAAGGAAACACTTACTGGAAAGAAACAGGAACCTGATAAGACCGGGGGCATGGGAGGTCTTTTCCCAAGTAGCGGGGAGAAGGACAAGAAGCCAAAAGAAAAGTCAGGAGGTGGACTATTCGGTGGTCTCCTTAAAGCAGAAGGACCAGGGGAAAACAGCGGCGGAGCAGCCTTTGATGCTGGAAGCAGCAATGCAGTAGACAACAGTGGCGGAGACAGCA GTTTCAATGATGCACTGGATGATCTTGCTAATGAGTTCTGTGAGAAATGA